A genome region from Halorussus pelagicus includes the following:
- a CDS encoding methyltransferase domain-containing protein, whose protein sequence is MYALELGGEDDRFAAAEAASAATGVQVVAPGVATATAVTDRVRNLAYTHRASEVVGTTDASVESARVLLDTAGIEREGTVAVRARDVRETAGIDTQRAERTLGGVLTDRDFAVDLDDPDHELRALFSEDTCVLGWLDIESVRDFGTRKPTDRPFFQPGGMDPLLARALVNLAGARPGATVLDPMCGTGGGLIEAGLVGATVLGADAQRKMARGAAENLARYLDDEPRASGDWATLQGDATHLPLPDDSVDAVVFDAPYGRQSKIANLDLDDLVAGALAEARRVADRAVVVGDQSWAEAAREGGWTVEDEFERRVHRSLVRHITVLDAKSDSALDETGDLR, encoded by the coding sequence GTGTACGCGCTCGAACTCGGCGGAGAGGACGACCGATTCGCGGCCGCGGAGGCGGCGAGCGCCGCGACCGGCGTCCAAGTCGTCGCGCCCGGAGTCGCCACCGCCACCGCTGTCACCGACCGCGTGCGGAATCTGGCCTACACCCACCGCGCCAGCGAGGTGGTCGGGACGACCGACGCGAGCGTCGAATCCGCGCGCGTCCTGCTCGACACCGCCGGAATCGAGCGAGAGGGAACCGTGGCGGTCCGCGCCCGAGACGTGCGCGAGACGGCCGGAATCGACACCCAGCGCGCCGAGCGCACGCTCGGCGGGGTGCTGACCGACCGCGACTTCGCGGTGGACTTGGACGACCCCGACCACGAACTCCGAGCGTTGTTCTCCGAGGACACCTGCGTGCTCGGCTGGCTCGACATCGAGAGCGTCCGCGACTTCGGCACCCGAAAGCCGACCGACCGGCCGTTCTTCCAACCCGGCGGGATGGACCCCCTGCTGGCCCGCGCGCTGGTCAACCTCGCGGGTGCCCGACCCGGCGCGACCGTGCTGGACCCGATGTGTGGCACCGGCGGCGGTCTCATCGAGGCGGGACTAGTCGGCGCGACGGTCCTCGGCGCGGACGCCCAGCGAAAGATGGCCCGCGGCGCGGCCGAGAATCTGGCCCGCTATCTCGACGACGAACCGCGGGCGAGCGGCGACTGGGCGACCTTACAGGGCGACGCGACCCACCTGCCGCTCCCCGACGACTCGGTGGACGCCGTGGTCTTCGACGCGCCCTACGGTCGCCAGTCGAAGATAGCGAATCTGGACTTGGACGACCTCGTGGCGGGCGCACTCGCCGAGGCCCGCCGGGTCGCCGACCGGGCCGTCGTCGTCGGCGACCAGTCGTGGGCCGAGGCGGCCCGCGAAGGGGGATGGACCGTCGAAGACGAGTTCGAGCGGCGAGTACATCGATCGCTCGTGCGCCACATCACGGTGCTTGACGCGAAAAGTGACTCGGCGCTCGACGAGACCGGCGATTTGCGGTAG
- a CDS encoding acyl-CoA thioesterase has product MPTLSDTRVQNRYRVQPNDANNYETLHGGELMKWMDELGAMAAMRFAGETCVTAGVDDFSFHRPVPVGEIALVEAYVYSAGRTSVTVRIRAWREDPRTGETERTTGASFTFVALGEEGGPVSVPELTVETDEERELRDEALEAEN; this is encoded by the coding sequence ATGCCCACGCTCTCGGACACTCGCGTTCAGAATCGCTACCGCGTCCAGCCGAACGACGCCAACAACTACGAGACGCTTCACGGCGGCGAACTGATGAAGTGGATGGACGAACTCGGCGCGATGGCCGCGATGCGCTTCGCGGGCGAGACCTGCGTCACCGCGGGCGTTGACGACTTCTCGTTCCACCGGCCGGTCCCGGTCGGCGAGATTGCGCTCGTGGAGGCCTACGTCTATTCCGCCGGGCGAACCAGCGTCACGGTCCGAATCCGGGCGTGGCGTGAGGACCCCCGAACCGGGGAGACCGAGCGGACCACCGGAGCGAGTTTCACGTTCGTCGCGCTCGGCGAGGAGGGTGGGCCGGTTTCGGTGCCGGAGCTGACTGTCGAAACGGACGAAGAGCGCGAACTGCGTGACGAGGCGCTCGAAGCGGAGAACTGA
- a CDS encoding amidohydrolase has protein sequence MTKLRIAGGQVLRPEGTVERADVLVDSESGTIAAVGDPDEIPAGDETLSAEDGLVMPGLVNAHTHVAMTLLRGRADDKELDAWLQEDIWPVEAEFTPEDVRAGTELGLLEMIRSGTTAFADMYFHEDEVVEAVEDAGLRARLGYGIVTVGKDEEGARADCEESLEVARKFDGAADGRVKTAFMPHSLTTVGEEYLREYVAQAREEDISLHYHANETTDEVDPIVEQEGERPLEYARDLDMTDASDFVAHGVHVDAAEIDLLAETATSVIHCPASNMKLASGMAPVQKLLDAGVTVGLGTDGAASNNDLDLFDEMRDAAMVGKLAADDASAVPAESVVRMATEGSASALGFDSGRIEVGANADLAVVDLDAPHLTPRHDLVSHLAYAARGSDVRHTLCDGAVLMRDREVLTLDAEEVRERAERRAAAAVERAE, from the coding sequence ATGACGAAACTCCGAATCGCGGGTGGGCAGGTTCTCCGGCCCGAGGGAACCGTCGAACGCGCCGACGTACTGGTCGATTCCGAGTCCGGCACCATCGCCGCCGTCGGCGACCCCGACGAGATTCCGGCGGGCGACGAGACGCTTTCCGCCGAGGACGGTCTTGTGATGCCGGGACTGGTCAACGCCCACACGCACGTCGCCATGACGCTCCTGCGGGGCCGCGCCGACGACAAGGAACTCGACGCGTGGTTGCAGGAGGACATCTGGCCGGTTGAGGCCGAGTTCACGCCCGAGGACGTGCGCGCCGGGACCGAACTCGGCCTGCTGGAGATGATTCGGTCGGGGACCACGGCGTTCGCAGACATGTACTTCCACGAGGACGAAGTCGTCGAGGCCGTCGAAGACGCCGGACTGCGCGCGCGACTCGGCTACGGCATCGTCACGGTCGGAAAGGACGAGGAGGGCGCGCGCGCCGACTGCGAGGAGAGCCTCGAAGTCGCCCGGAAGTTCGACGGCGCGGCCGACGGCCGCGTGAAGACCGCGTTCATGCCCCACAGTCTGACCACCGTCGGCGAGGAGTACCTCCGCGAGTACGTCGCGCAGGCCCGCGAGGAAGACATTTCGCTCCATTACCACGCCAACGAGACGACCGACGAGGTGGACCCGATAGTCGAGCAGGAGGGCGAGCGACCGCTCGAATACGCCCGCGACCTCGACATGACCGACGCCTCGGACTTCGTAGCCCACGGCGTCCACGTTGACGCCGCCGAAATCGACCTGCTGGCCGAGACAGCCACGAGCGTGATTCACTGCCCGGCCTCGAACATGAAACTCGCCAGCGGGATGGCTCCCGTTCAGAAACTGCTCGACGCGGGCGTCACGGTCGGACTGGGGACCGACGGCGCGGCGTCGAACAACGACTTGGACCTGTTCGACGAGATGCGCGACGCCGCGATGGTCGGCAAGCTCGCCGCGGACGACGCCAGCGCGGTCCCGGCCGAGAGCGTCGTCCGGATGGCGACTGAGGGGAGCGCGTCGGCGCTCGGGTTCGACAGCGGACGAATCGAGGTCGGCGCGAACGCCGACCTCGCCGTCGTGGACCTCGACGCCCCGCACCTGACGCCCCGCCACGACCTCGTGAGTCACCTCGCCTACGCGGCCCGCGGGTCGGACGTGCGCCACACGCTCTGTGACGGCGCGGTGCTGATGCGCGACCGCGAGGTTCTGACGCTGGACGCCGAGGAGGTTCGAGAGCGCGCGGAGCGACGCGCCGCGGCCGCCGTCGAGCGCGCGGAGTAG
- a CDS encoding SagB/ThcOx family dehydrogenase, translating to MRLDDLREAMVGKYAPAVRPFDQETFFEEFRRKEFEEGDVAETFHENSRLTPVAREKLNRSASAFGDGPAADAHAHIAPDYAERERIDLPDPDLSTDREFAELLAQRESVRSFSGAAVSQATLSNLLWAASGVTRRDPESGKEFRTHPSAGAMYPIETYVGVLDGEDLDPGLYYYHASAHALRVLRTGESVADDLREAFAGDAIDVANAGAVFALTGAFWRSKAKYGPRGYRYALLEAGHVAQNLYLACSAFGLGCVGVGGFYDDALNDALDVDGVNEAAVYALVVGDPER from the coding sequence GTGAGACTCGACGACCTCCGAGAGGCGATGGTGGGCAAGTACGCGCCCGCCGTGCGGCCGTTCGACCAGGAGACGTTCTTCGAGGAGTTCCGCCGCAAGGAGTTCGAGGAGGGTGACGTGGCCGAGACGTTTCACGAAAACTCGCGGCTCACACCGGTCGCCCGCGAGAAACTGAACCGCTCGGCGTCGGCGTTCGGCGACGGCCCGGCCGCAGACGCACACGCCCACATCGCGCCGGACTACGCCGAGCGCGAGCGGATCGACCTTCCGGACCCCGACCTCTCGACCGACCGGGAGTTCGCCGAACTGCTCGCCCAGCGCGAGAGCGTCCGGTCGTTTTCCGGCGCGGCCGTCTCGCAGGCCACGCTCTCGAACCTGCTGTGGGCGGCCAGCGGCGTCACCCGCCGAGACCCCGAGTCCGGCAAGGAGTTCCGGACCCATCCCTCTGCGGGCGCGATGTACCCAATCGAGACTTACGTCGGCGTCCTCGACGGCGAGGACTTAGACCCCGGTCTCTACTACTATCACGCCAGCGCCCACGCGCTCCGGGTCCTCCGGACCGGCGAGTCGGTCGCTGACGACCTCCGGGAGGCGTTCGCGGGCGACGCGATAGATGTGGCGAACGCCGGGGCGGTGTTCGCGCTGACCGGCGCGTTCTGGCGCTCGAAGGCCAAGTACGGACCCCGCGGCTATCGCTACGCGCTTCTGGAGGCGGGCCACGTCGCCCAAAACCTCTATCTGGCCTGCTCGGCTTTCGGACTCGGGTGCGTCGGCGTCGGCGGGTTCTACGACGACGCCCTCAACGACGCGCTCGACGTGGACGGCGTCAACGAAGCGGCGGTGTACGCCCTCGTCGTCGGCGACCCCGAGCGGTAG
- a CDS encoding CPBP family intramembrane glutamic endopeptidase, translating to MLDTAAFWAVVAVLVPVLKAFYFPLANRLFGTFSDALGDPRSYVMYKYVLFVAALAVAFLLAVEPEISVPDSSVLAGTFVAGLALYGLDNAVWRAIADPDPSGTRFALVWPTLVGGAAEELLYRGALAVAIGTEGLAGIAFVAVSALAFGANHLSFGKHEVAFKTFDGVVYAVCLLATGSVLAPVVAHVGYNVAFVCWTSEIRDRVGAIAG from the coding sequence ATGCTCGACACCGCGGCGTTCTGGGCGGTCGTTGCCGTCCTCGTACCGGTCCTGAAGGCGTTCTACTTCCCGCTGGCGAACCGCCTGTTCGGCACGTTCAGCGACGCGCTCGGCGACCCGCGAAGCTACGTGATGTACAAGTACGTCCTCTTCGTCGCGGCGCTCGCCGTCGCGTTCCTGCTTGCGGTCGAACCCGAGATTTCGGTTCCCGACTCGTCGGTTCTCGCCGGAACCTTCGTCGCCGGACTCGCGCTCTACGGTCTCGACAACGCGGTCTGGCGGGCCATCGCTGACCCGGACCCGAGCGGAACGCGGTTCGCGCTCGTCTGGCCGACGCTGGTCGGCGGGGCCGCCGAGGAACTGCTCTACCGGGGCGCGCTCGCGGTCGCAATCGGCACCGAGGGACTGGCTGGCATCGCGTTCGTCGCGGTGTCGGCGCTGGCGTTCGGCGCGAACCACCTCTCGTTCGGAAAACACGAAGTCGCGTTCAAGACCTTCGACGGCGTGGTGTACGCGGTCTGCCTGCTGGCGACCGGGTCGGTCCTCGCGCCGGTGGTCGCGCACGTCGGCTACAACGTCGCGTTCGTCTGCTGGACCAGCGAGATTCGGGACCGAGTCGGCGCAATCGCGGGATGA
- a CDS encoding DUF4382 domain-containing protein, translating to MRRYVAVCLVVTLLLAGCVGGQGGTTTSPAPDGETTLDGTTTGEDATDDASAMNLYLSDEENAMGDFEHLNVSISKVGVKQEGGNWTEHDVDNRTVDLTTLPGANATRLGTFDVANGTYDTVFVHVDEVNGTLTDGEQVRVKLPSQKLQIHQSFTVGANESIDYVFDISVFKAGKSGKYILKPVISESGADKPIESVDGEDETEERKDEKGDERDEDENETEDNDESALNATFVGNATRGENATVSVTQNESAVANASVSVNGETVGETAADGTLTFAVPDADELEVEVETENGSAELEVEFETEGAETTEGNDGGQ from the coding sequence ATGAGACGATACGTAGCAGTCTGTCTGGTAGTCACGCTCCTCCTCGCCGGATGTGTCGGCGGGCAAGGAGGAACGACAACGTCGCCCGCGCCCGATGGCGAGACGACGCTCGACGGAACGACCACGGGGGAAGACGCCACCGACGACGCCAGCGCGATGAACCTCTACCTGAGCGACGAAGAGAACGCGATGGGCGACTTCGAGCATCTGAACGTCAGCATCTCGAAGGTCGGCGTGAAGCAAGAGGGCGGCAACTGGACGGAACACGACGTGGATAATCGCACCGTTGACCTGACCACGCTTCCGGGCGCGAACGCGACGCGCCTCGGCACCTTCGACGTGGCGAACGGCACCTACGACACCGTCTTCGTCCACGTTGACGAGGTGAACGGAACGCTGACCGACGGCGAGCAGGTCCGAGTCAAACTGCCGAGCCAGAAGCTCCAGATTCACCAGTCGTTCACCGTCGGGGCGAACGAGTCGATAGATTACGTCTTCGACATCTCCGTGTTCAAGGCGGGCAAGAGCGGGAAGTACATCCTCAAGCCCGTCATCAGCGAGTCGGGAGCCGACAAGCCCATCGAATCGGTCGATGGTGAAGACGAGACCGAGGAGCGCAAAGACGAGAAGGGCGACGAGCGCGACGAGGACGAAAACGAGACCGAGGACAACGACGAGTCGGCGCTGAACGCGACGTTCGTCGGGAACGCGACTCGCGGCGAGAACGCCACCGTCTCGGTCACGCAGAACGAAAGCGCCGTGGCCAACGCGTCGGTCTCGGTGAACGGCGAGACTGTCGGCGAGACGGCGGCCGACGGGACGCTGACGTTCGCGGTGCCCGACGCCGACGAACTCGAAGTCGAAGTCGAGACCGAGAACGGGTCGGCCGAACTCGAAGTCGAGTTCGAGACGGAGGGCGCGGAGACCACCGAGGGGAACGACGGCGGGCAGTAA
- the hisG gene encoding ATP phosphoribosyltransferase, with the protein MRIAVPNKGRLHDPAMELLESAGLHAVDGADRKLYADTVDPDVTLLFARAADIPEYVSDGAADVGITGLDQVREADPSNVEEMLDLEFGRCRLVLAAPEGGDIQSVADVAGKTVATEFPHIAEQYFQDQDVETDIVEVSGATELTPHVEMADAIIDITSTGTTLKVNSLAVVDEVLASSAYLFARDDVRDDDKVQQVVMALQSVLSADGKRYLMMNAPEDRLAEVRDVIPGLGGPTVMNVESKAGGEKDGMVAVHAVVNERDVFETINELKSVGASGILVTEIERLVE; encoded by the coding sequence ATGAGAATCGCCGTCCCGAACAAGGGCCGACTCCACGACCCGGCGATGGAACTGCTCGAAAGCGCCGGACTCCACGCGGTTGACGGTGCCGACCGGAAACTGTACGCCGACACGGTTGACCCCGACGTGACCCTGCTGTTCGCTCGGGCCGCCGATATCCCCGAGTACGTCAGCGACGGCGCGGCCGACGTGGGCATCACGGGTCTCGACCAAGTGCGAGAGGCCGACCCCAGCAACGTCGAGGAGATGCTGGACTTGGAGTTCGGCCGGTGTCGCCTCGTCCTCGCGGCCCCCGAGGGCGGCGACATCCAGTCCGTCGCGGACGTTGCGGGCAAGACCGTCGCCACCGAGTTTCCGCATATCGCCGAGCAGTATTTCCAGGACCAAGACGTAGAGACCGACATCGTGGAGGTCAGCGGCGCGACCGAACTCACCCCGCACGTCGAGATGGCCGACGCCATCATCGACATCACCTCCACCGGAACGACGCTGAAGGTAAACAGTCTCGCCGTCGTGGACGAAGTGCTGGCGAGTTCGGCCTACCTGTTCGCCCGCGACGACGTGAGAGACGACGACAAGGTCCAACAGGTCGTGATGGCGCTCCAGTCGGTCCTCTCGGCCGACGGCAAGCGCTATCTGATGATGAACGCGCCGGAGGACCGTCTCGCGGAGGTGCGCGACGTGATTCCGGGTCTCGGCGGTCCGACCGTGATGAACGTCGAGAGCAAGGCAGGCGGCGAGAAGGACGGGATGGTCGCGGTCCACGCCGTCGTGAACGAGCGCGACGTATTCGAGACTATCAACGAGTTGAAATCGGTCGGCGCGAGCGGGATTCTCGTCACCGAAATCGAGCGACTGGTCGAGTAA
- a CDS encoding AAA family ATPase, which produces MDAPLWTERYAPELADLPQPEVRDYLQKAVEDPINLVIYGPAGAGKTAAVRALAREAHDDPDNDLVEINVADFFGMTKKEIANDPRFSSFIDNKRKRDSSKADLINHVLKESASYSPVSGTYKTVVLDNAEAIREDFQQALRRVMERHHEATQFVITTRQPTKLIPPIKSRCFPVAMRAPTEEEIVTVLRRILDEEGGEYEDFALRCLASDAQLNLREAILSAQTLHEKEGEITTETIPVVREVGIRDRIDEMLTDAEDGAFQDARKTLDDLLVDEGYSGEEVLQEILYAFNNTDRYTRKDQRRAELTRLAGEIDADLAEGANDRVHIGHLLAELGASEA; this is translated from the coding sequence ATGGACGCGCCGCTGTGGACCGAACGGTACGCCCCCGAACTCGCCGACCTCCCGCAACCGGAGGTCCGCGACTACCTCCAGAAGGCCGTCGAGGACCCCATCAACCTCGTCATCTACGGCCCGGCGGGAGCTGGCAAGACTGCGGCAGTGCGGGCGCTGGCCCGCGAAGCGCACGACGACCCCGACAACGACCTCGTGGAGATAAACGTCGCGGACTTCTTCGGGATGACGAAAAAGGAGATCGCCAACGACCCGCGCTTCTCGTCGTTCATCGACAACAAGCGCAAGCGCGACTCCTCGAAGGCCGACCTCATCAATCACGTCCTCAAGGAGTCAGCGAGCTATTCGCCCGTCTCGGGGACGTACAAGACCGTCGTGCTGGACAACGCCGAGGCCATCCGCGAGGACTTCCAGCAGGCGCTTCGCCGAGTGATGGAGCGCCACCACGAGGCGACCCAGTTCGTCATCACGACGCGTCAACCGACGAAACTCATCCCGCCAATCAAGTCCCGGTGTTTCCCCGTGGCGATGCGCGCGCCGACCGAGGAGGAAATCGTCACGGTTCTCCGCCGGATTCTCGACGAGGAGGGCGGCGAGTACGAGGATTTCGCACTTCGGTGTCTGGCCAGCGACGCCCAGTTGAACCTCCGGGAGGCAATCCTGAGCGCCCAGACCCTCCACGAGAAGGAGGGCGAAATCACCACCGAGACCATCCCGGTCGTTCGAGAGGTCGGCATCCGGGACCGAATCGACGAGATGCTGACCGACGCCGAAGACGGGGCGTTTCAGGACGCTCGCAAGACCTTAGACGACCTGCTCGTGGACGAGGGCTACAGCGGCGAGGAAGTCCTACAGGAGATACTCTACGCGTTCAACAACACCGACCGATACACGCGGAAAGACCAGCGACGGGCCGAACTGACTCGTCTCGCTGGCGAAATCGACGCCGACCTCGCGGAGGGCGCGAACGACCGCGTCCACATCGGCCACCTGCTCGCGGAACTCGGTGCGAGCGAAGCGTAG
- a CDS encoding YcaO-like family protein has product MRLSEPDGPLPGPMQRLAGGRTGLVPEMSVNRQSRGTSEAVLSQPRESGIDALVDADADVALQAAGKGRTRAESFASAVGEVVERYCLCWPGETTEATHRELRETGREVVALDALDLYEDRLVSAMGAEAITADLELPWCRGTNLLTGEPTFVPAQLVYLGLDDRTPALPATTNGAACGESLADALVRSVYEVVERDAFMRTWLRQETPDRVNLGEFPDIAAEKVESFDTDVATFELLALDGRVELPTVGCAVVDSRERNPKFAVCASADRDPAAALSDALVEGAQVRAYAKELTARYRGRDLDAARLDSFDDALYHYSRVEQFEDVSFLLDGEKRSLADKPNASDSAESDAFDAVLDALEAADVTPVAIDATTRDVAETGLRVTKVVVPELVPLTPPSLVPTEHPAFDGESVTRKPHPFP; this is encoded by the coding sequence ATGAGACTTAGCGAACCGGACGGCCCGCTTCCGGGACCGATGCAACGACTCGCTGGCGGACGAACCGGTCTCGTGCCCGAAATGTCAGTCAACCGCCAGAGTCGCGGCACCTCGGAGGCCGTCCTGAGCCAACCCCGCGAGTCGGGCATCGACGCGCTGGTGGACGCCGACGCCGATGTCGCGCTACAGGCGGCGGGCAAGGGCCGGACGCGCGCGGAGAGTTTCGCCTCTGCGGTCGGCGAGGTGGTCGAACGCTACTGTCTGTGCTGGCCCGGCGAGACGACCGAGGCGACCCACCGCGAACTCCGCGAGACGGGCCGGGAAGTTGTCGCGCTCGATGCACTCGACCTCTACGAGGACCGCCTCGTCTCGGCGATGGGTGCGGAGGCGATAACCGCCGACTTGGAACTCCCGTGGTGTCGCGGCACGAATCTGCTGACCGGCGAACCGACGTTCGTCCCGGCCCAACTGGTCTATCTCGGTCTCGACGACAGGACGCCCGCGCTCCCCGCGACGACCAACGGTGCGGCCTGCGGAGAGTCGCTGGCGGACGCGCTCGTTCGGTCAGTCTACGAGGTGGTCGAGCGCGACGCCTTCATGCGGACGTGGCTTCGACAGGAGACGCCTGACCGCGTGAACCTCGGCGAGTTCCCCGACATCGCCGCCGAGAAGGTCGAGAGCTTCGACACGGATGTCGCCACCTTCGAACTGCTCGCGCTCGACGGCCGGGTCGAACTCCCGACCGTGGGGTGCGCCGTCGTGGACTCTCGGGAGCGAAACCCGAAGTTCGCGGTCTGTGCGAGCGCCGACCGCGACCCCGCGGCCGCGCTCTCGGACGCGCTCGTGGAGGGCGCGCAGGTCCGGGCCTACGCGAAGGAACTCACCGCGCGCTACCGCGGCCGGGACCTCGACGCCGCGCGACTCGATAGCTTCGACGACGCGCTCTATCACTACTCGCGGGTCGAGCAGTTCGAGGACGTGTCGTTCCTGCTCGACGGCGAGAAACGTTCGCTGGCAGATAAACCGAACGCGTCCGATTCGGCCGAATCGGACGCCTTCGATGCGGTTCTCGACGCCCTCGAAGCGGCCGACGTAACCCCCGTCGCCATCGACGCGACGACCCGCGACGTGGCCGAGACCGGACTCCGGGTGACGAAGGTCGTCGTCCCGGAACTCGTCCCGCTCACGCCGCCCTCGCTGGTGCCGACCGAACATCCCGCGTTCGACGGCGAGTCCGTCACCCGCAAGCCCCACCCGTTCCCCTGA
- a CDS encoding TATA-box-binding protein → MTDPKETINIENVVASTGIGQELDLQSVAMDLEGADYDPEQFPGLVYRTQNPKSAALIFRSGKIVCTGAKSTADVHESLEIVFDKLRELQIDVNEDPEIVVQNIVTSADLGRNLNLNAIAIGLGLENIEYEPEQFPGLVYRLDEPEVVALLFGSGKLVITGGKKPEDAEQAVDKIVSRLEELGLLE, encoded by the coding sequence ATGACTGACCCAAAGGAGACCATCAACATTGAAAACGTGGTCGCCTCCACCGGAATCGGGCAGGAACTCGACCTGCAGAGCGTGGCCATGGACCTCGAAGGGGCCGACTACGACCCGGAGCAGTTCCCCGGTCTCGTCTACCGAACGCAGAACCCCAAGTCGGCGGCGCTCATCTTCCGCTCGGGCAAAATCGTCTGTACCGGCGCGAAGAGCACGGCCGACGTACACGAGAGCCTCGAAATCGTCTTCGACAAGCTCCGAGAGCTTCAGATCGACGTGAACGAGGACCCCGAAATCGTCGTCCAGAACATCGTCACATCCGCGGACCTCGGACGAAATCTCAACCTCAACGCCATCGCTATCGGTCTCGGACTGGAGAACATCGAGTACGAACCCGAGCAGTTCCCCGGTCTCGTCTACCGACTCGACGAACCCGAAGTCGTCGCGCTCCTGTTCGGCTCCGGAAAGCTCGTCATCACTGGCGGGAAGAAGCCCGAGGACGCCGAGCAAGCGGTCGATAAAATCGTCTCGCGGCTCGAAGAACTCGGCCTGCTGGAGTAA
- a CDS encoding TOMM precursor leader peptide-binding protein, translating to MNSIERLEHDVPTPEIHPSFTPVEVSPDEVQFRVGPWSGPVYTIADDDGDGEVRRLVRSLDGTTPVREIVADFEGETRQQVVSILSALAEKGVLAPGEQTTDGERRDDAARYGTVRASLSEDDFAAARRKDVAVVGGGTAADLVAENLAGMDIDPATVAPDERGVLSEVVESADLLVCALDRPRPGLLADLNRRANDAGTRWLVGQIHGLDGLVGPTVVPGETACYECFRERMLANVEFRTDAYGEEYAGNATAMGIPALAQIVAGYLTLDAFHLLVGNAGFTAGSVLHFDFFDFGVESNEVLKRPRCAVCGRDRDAPQRFVTVEQLVADREADADR from the coding sequence ATGAACTCCATCGAACGACTCGAACACGACGTTCCGACCCCCGAGATTCACCCCTCGTTCACGCCCGTCGAGGTTTCGCCCGACGAGGTGCAGTTCCGCGTCGGCCCGTGGAGCGGGCCGGTCTACACCATCGCGGACGACGATGGCGACGGCGAGGTCCGCCGACTCGTGCGCTCGCTCGACGGGACGACCCCGGTCCGCGAAATCGTCGCCGACTTCGAGGGCGAGACCCGCCAGCAGGTCGTCTCGATACTCTCGGCGCTCGCCGAGAAGGGCGTCCTCGCGCCCGGCGAGCAAACAACCGACGGCGAACGCCGCGACGACGCCGCGCGCTACGGCACCGTCCGCGCCTCGCTCTCCGAGGACGATTTCGCCGCGGCCCGCCGGAAAGACGTGGCGGTCGTCGGCGGCGGCACCGCCGCGGACCTCGTGGCCGAGAATCTGGCCGGGATGGACATCGACCCCGCGACCGTCGCGCCCGACGAGCGCGGCGTCCTTTCGGAGGTCGTCGAATCGGCCGACCTGCTGGTCTGTGCGCTCGACCGGCCTCGCCCCGGTCTCCTCGCGGACCTGAACCGCCGGGCGAACGACGCCGGGACGAGGTGGCTTGTCGGCCAGATTCACGGTCTCGACGGTCTCGTCGGCCCGACCGTCGTCCCCGGCGAGACCGCCTGCTACGAGTGTTTCCGCGAGCGCATGCTGGCGAACGTCGAGTTCCGGACGGACGCTTACGGTGAGGAGTACGCCGGGAACGCCACCGCGATGGGAATCCCGGCGCTCGCCCAAATCGTCGCGGGCTATCTTACGCTCGACGCGTTCCACCTGCTCGTCGGGAACGCCGGGTTCACCGCCGGGAGCGTCCTGCACTTCGACTTCTTCGACTTCGGCGTCGAGTCCAACGAGGTCCTCAAGCGCCCGCGCTGTGCGGTCTGTGGCCGGGACCGCGACGCCCCCCAGCGGTTCGTCACCGTCGAGCAACTGGTCGCCGACCGGGAGGCCGACGCCGACCGATGA
- a CDS encoding DUF7473 family protein: protein MAVPVVALVGTFLLAVLFYSVTAHIAARYVLGDVPILRAFAVGVVPAIISFALQAYGPGVVILVSATADFFTIRAVYRLKYKTAILVTLAHYTVSALVGITVFNLVRLLSTAPV, encoded by the coding sequence ATGGCAGTTCCCGTCGTCGCACTGGTCGGCACGTTCCTGCTCGCGGTGCTGTTCTACTCGGTCACCGCCCACATCGCCGCGCGGTACGTCCTCGGCGACGTGCCGATACTCCGCGCGTTCGCCGTCGGCGTCGTCCCCGCGATAATCTCGTTCGCGTTGCAGGCCTACGGGCCGGGCGTCGTCATCCTCGTCAGCGCCACCGCCGACTTCTTCACGATTCGGGCGGTTTACCGCTTGAAGTACAAGACCGCGATTCTGGTGACGCTGGCCCACTACACCGTGAGCGCGCTCGTCGGCATCACCGTGTTCAATCTGGTTCGGTTGCTCTCGACCGCGCCGGTCTGA